The Alteromonas mediterranea DE genome contains the following window.
ATAAAACGCGCTCAAGAATTAGGATTTACGCTTAAAGAAATAGAATCTCTGCTGTCGTTAAATAGCGAGTGCTGTAGCAAGGTAGAAGCGCTAGCAAAACAGAGACTTGCATCTGTGCAATCTAAGCTGGAAGACCTAAAACAATTAGAGCATGCGCTATTGGAGAGCATCACTAAGTGTCAGACGAATGATGATGATAGCCATTGCCCCATTATTAATGCCTTGTCACCAAAGTAAATGTATCTAACTATCTAGAGCATCCCGCTAACAAATCACAATGAAATAACTAATCAAGCTTGACTCTGTACTAAGGTACATACTTTATACTCGGTGCTATCTTATGCAATATCGAGATTAAATATGATCAACGACGACTCTAAAATGCCGATGGTGGGAGGTATTATCGCGGCGATCGGGGCAGGCATTTGTTGTGTAGGTCCGTTAGTCCTATTGTTGCTTGGAATAAGTGGCTCATGGATTAGTAGCCTAACCGCTTTTGAACCATACCGTCCAGTTTTTGTAGTGACCGTCATGCTCTTCCTTGGCTATGCAGGTTATAAAATCCATCGGCCGATTGAAAAATGCCAACCAGGCAGTGTCTGCGCAATTCCGCAAACAAGGCGTCGTCGTCAAATTGCCTTTTGGATAACGTCATTAATAGCACTTGTTTTGATCACAAGTAACTATTGGCTAGTTTGGTTAATCTGATTTCGAGAACCTTACACAATCCCTAAAACATTTTAAAACAGGAAAATATTATGAAAAAACTATTACTTACGATGGCTTTACTTTCAAGCACCACCGCGTGGGCAGAGTTAAAAACAGTCACGCTAGAAGTACCTAGCATGAATTGTGTTACTTGTCCCGTTACGGTCAAATTAGCACTGAAAAAAGTGGAAGGTGTGAAAACAGTCGAAGCCACATATGAGCCAAATGAAGCTATTGTTACTTTCGACGATACGAAAACCAATACAAAAGAGTTAATGGCAGCCACCGAGAATGCAGGCTATTCGTCTAACGTAAAAAGTAGCGATTAATCTATGAACGCACAAGGCAGCTCTAATTGTTGTGCAAGCAAGGCGAAGCAACTTCATGTTGCTATTATTGGCAGTGGATCTGCGGCATTCTCGTGCGCCATTAAAGCGGCAGAAAATGGTGCAAGGGTCACCATAATAGAAGGAGCCGACGTTATAGGCGGGTGTTGTGTTAATGTCGGCTGCGTTCCATCTAAAATTCTCATCCGCGCCGCTCAATTAGCACATCAACAACGAAGCAACCCTTTTACAGGCATTGAAGACCACGAACCTAAGATAGACCGCACGCTTTTATCGCATCAACAAATCAGTCGCGTTGACGAATTGAGAACTGCCAAATACCAAAATATACTGAAAAACAATCCGGCATTAACCTTGATTAAGGGGTATGCGCGGTTTAGTAGCAAAAATGCGCTGAACATTACCCATGCTGACGGTACAGAAGTAACACTACTTGCAGACAAATTTCTTATTGCAACAGGCTCAACACCCACTTTCCCTAAAATAGAAGGACTACAAAACACCCCATATTGGACTTCAACAGAAGCGTTGTTCGAAAAAGAGCTACCTAAGAGCCTTGCAGTAATTGGCTCATCGGTTGTCGCTGTAGAAATTGCTCAGGCATATGCTCGATTAGGTTGCCAAGTTACTATTTTAGCGCGCAGTACCTTGTTGAAAAGTGAGGATCCACTGTTGGGTGATAGATTAAGTCAGTGTTTTGAGAAAGAGGGCATTGAAATAATAAATAATACCCAAGTCACTCGAATCACTCATGATGACAATGGTTTTTTCATACAGACCGAAGATGAGCAAGTGCTCTGTGAGAAGTTATTGATATCTACAGGTCGTCACGCAAACACTGTAGGACTTGATTTAGATGTAGTAGGTGTCAGGACCGATGGATCTGGCGCTGTCCTTGTTAATGAAAAGCTTGAGACAAATGTTTCTCATATCTACGCTGCAGGTGATTGCTCAACCATACCTCAATATGTGTATGTTGCGGCGGCTGCAGGCAGCCGTGCCGGTTCAAATATGACTGGTGATAACTTGAAGCTAGACTTATCAATCATGCCTGCCGTTATTTTTACCGATCCGCAAGTTGCTACCGTTGGGTTATCAGAAGGTGAAGCTGAAAATCAGGGAATAAGCGTTATTAGCCGCGTATTAGAAATGGAAAATGTGCCAAGAGCCTTAGCCAACTTTGAGACAGACGGTTTTATAAAGTTAGTGGCAGATAAACAGTCCAATAAGCTTATCGGTGCGCAAATCTTAGCACACGAAGGTGGTGAGCTAATACAAAGTGCAGCCCTTGCTATACACAATCAAATGACAATTGAAGATTTAGCAAACCAGCTTTTTCCTTATCTAACCATGGTTGAAGGTCTGAAACTGTGTGCGCAGACTTTTAATAAAGATGTGAGTGAGTTGTCTTGTTGCGCTGGATAATAAATATAATTCTATTCACGAATTAACGCTACTCGACGGAGTATTTTTATAAAGTCAGTAAGAATCCAACAATAAAATCAGTTGCTTACAAATATTCATCAAAATTTAGGGACCTAAACGGTAGTTCAGCCTTAATAAGCGATAAAAGCAATTTAAAAACGTGTCATTAATAAGTTCAGCATGTTTAATTGCAAGCACTATATTTAATTCGGCGTCAGTACAACAAGGTTAATCATGAATAAAGTATTTACGTAATACACAGAGGAATTTAATGTAAAAGCGGATGACTTATCGTGGTTCAGATATTGAAATACTGCTTACTGAGCGCCAGTCTGAAAGCCGAAAAACGAAAACGGTACGAGTATCGCCATTTAACTGTGGTAGGTAAATTGGCCACGTTGCTATCACCTATTCCGCTAAGATAGCAGTATCAAAAAAGTGATAACCATGAGTATGGATGAAACAAGCCATTCAAGACCTTGTGTTTATATTTAGCGCGTCGTTCTACGGCCAGAGGTCTTCGGTCTGCCACCTATTTTAGTGCATTTTTCAGGCAACGCTACGTGAAATCTATAGGCATAATAAGGGTATTGCCTTATAGATTTCACACAGCGCACGCTTTTATCTGAACATAAATTGCGCGCAAATCGCGAAATTCTATTGCTTCTGTTTAAAAAGGCAGCCGTTAGACAACTAAACTAAGCGGGAATTACCACAAGACTGTATGTAAATACAGCCTTGTGGTAAAGTGGCACCTAATAGGAAATACTACTGAACTAATAGGAAATACTACTGAACTAATAGGAAATACTACTGAACTATCAGGCAAGGTATCCCGATTACGCGTTCTGTAAGCCTATATTTATTGAATAAACGTATGGTTAGACCTGCGCGAATACAAGTATTACCTTGTTACTTCACGCATGATAATTACAGTTATCATGCGTGAATAACTATTTAAATCAATACGTTACAAAATTATTTATAATAGATACAATCTTATTGAACGCGCTACATGCAGGCCAATTCATGTCATCTAAGCAAAAGATAACACATTTACACCCCCATAAAGTGAAGCGGCAAGCGACAAGTGATTCATTGGAATATAGCAATAATAGCAGCCACGCTTCCGGTTATTACGATTCTGGTAGTGGCTCCACTAAAGGAGGTGTCAATTCGCAACTCGTTTCGCCTTCACGTTCTTCATCTACGCATGATGTTGAAAGTTACTACCGAGAAATTTTTACTAAGTTACCGTACAACACGCAACGTGCGTATATTAGTGACTACAACGAATTCGCAATTTTTTGTAAGCAGGCTAATCTGCAAGGCTTCACCGACGATTTTAGCCACAATGAATTATGTATAAAGCAATATGTAGAAGAATTGTGTCGTTCTCCCCTCGCCTACAGAACGATTAAACGTCGTCTGTCTGCGCTCAGTAAATTTTTAGGTGTTGCTAAATTGCCTAACCCCATCATCCGTTCTGCCTATTTAAGAGATTTTATAAGACTGTCTCTTATTGAAAATAGAAAGTATCGTTTGACACACAAACAGGCTGTTCCGCTTACCATTGAAATGGTTGAACAAATAAATAACGCTATTATTCCCGACTCTTTGTTAGAACTAAGAGATATTGCCATTATTAACCTTATGTTCGATGCCTTACTGCGTGCAGACGAATTAGTAAGAGTTTGTGTAGAAGATATTTCTGCCAGGAATAATACATTGCTTGTGGTTTCTTCTAAGAGTGATCAATCTGGACAAGGTCAATATAGGTATGTTTCCTCCAGTACGGTTTCTATGATCCAAGAGTATATAAATGAAGCAAATACTTGCCCTAAAACCAAACAAACCCGACATGTTTCAGATTTACGTGGGCTACACAAAGGCATACTTTTTCGACGATTGACGAATCATAAAACGGCACTATTGCCCTTTGACGAACAAATACCAAGTCATAAAGCAAACGTTCTTAATTACTCAAGTGTCTATCGTATTTGGCGACGCATTGCCCATCGTGCTGGAATTTCCGAAAATATTACGCCACACAGTGGTCGCGTTGGCGGCGCAGTATCGCTTGCAGAAGATGGCGCATCTTTACCCGAACTGCAGCTTGCCGGGGGCTGGCAATCTCCAGAAATGCCGGGGCATTATACTAAACAAGCGAATGTAAAACGGGGCGGCATGGCGAAATTGTCCGCCAAACGCAATCGATAACCCACTGAAAAAAATAAAGTATTTTTCGTTAAATGGTTACGCGTAACATTGGTCAATATCAACAGCACCCTACTCTGCAACGCTTTGTTATCTTTACCAATCTAAATACGTATTCCCTGCGTAACAACTGCATACATTATCGAATCTAGTTTGCGTACGGTGTAGGTATTCAATCACCTCAAGTACGACATGTTTTTGCTTTACGTAAAGGAGTTATATATGAGTAGCGGAATCGATACAAAGCACGGCAAACTACTGGCAGAGTTAGTCGTTCCCTCTTCGTCTTGGCATGTTCAACCAGAGAAACAAGACCCCTTTAAATCGAAAGAAGCAGCGGTTGAGTATCTGAACTCTCATAATGAGCCCTTATATCTTCATGTACCACTGGCACAGTCTGATGATTTCGTACGCATTTGCGTTACCTCACGAGATGACGATGTAGTATTTACGATTAAAGACATCAGTAAGGGTGGCGAAACTTCAATTCACTATTCGCACATAAAGAATTTAGACAGCACTATTCGAACGTTAGTTAATGAGTCGTGTGACAAAAAAATAAAGTCGCTTTAGTAACCCCACGTATTATTACTTGGTTACCATAAAATTGATAACCAAGTAATAATAGCAAGCAAGAGGCTAACGAAGACAGCGGCCGAGCCAATATCTTTTGCTCGTCCAATGAGTTCGTGGAAGTCGGTTGTTATATGATCGCAGAGCTTTTCAATCGCGGTATTGAGAAGCTCTGTGATCAAGACAATAAACAACGACACGATAAGCAGTAATTTTTCTACCGTTGAAATGTTCAAGAGCAAAGCCGTGGGGACTAATAAGCTCATCGCCATTAATTCCTGCCTTATCGCCGCCTCACTTTTAAATGCGGCACGCAGCCCTTTGATTGAATAATGGGTTGCAAAAAGAAGCCTAGAGAACCCTGTCCGTTTGATCATTTTTAGTATTATTCGTTCCCACAAAAATCATCACGCTAGCGAAGCTTCATGACAGTCGAATGACATCGCTATACTTTTACCGCCAACACATCTGTTTTTACACCGTGAAGCACAGCATTTGCGGTTGAACCGAGTAAAAGCCGCAACCCACTTTGACCATGGGTGCCTACAACAATGAGATCGGCGTTAATTTTTTCAGCCATATGGTGAATCTCATCAGCGGGCGAACCTATTTCAACATTGACATGGCTATAGGGAATATCATGCTTTGCTGCCACATCTTTTAGCTGCCTTAAGGCTGCTCTCTTACATCTGTGAAAAATCTTTTCTAAAAGAAACCGTAGGGCTCCATATTAGTTTGGGGGTATGCGACATATAGCAAGTGGAGCTTATGGCTATTACCAGCGATGGAAATCGCTCTTTCTACTACCACGTTGTAATCAGAATACACATCTATAGGTACTAAAATCGTATTGTAGCTTTGCATAGCTTTTCTCCCGTTGTGATAAAAAGTTAACGCCAAATAATCGCTTTGCTTTTGCGTAAACTTGATAACAAAAGATTATCTTGTGTTTATTGTTAATACTTTGCGCTAGGTCAATATAAGTTCCAACAGCTACTTCATACTAAATTTATCAACTGAGCTTTGAGCTATCATATAGTAAAGTAATAGAAGGAATAAGTGATGAAGACCGCAATCATACTGCTAGCTACGCTTCTGCTTTTTGCCTGTGAGCAAGGCGCAAAATCACCCAGAGGGTTT
Protein-coding sequences here:
- a CDS encoding universal stress protein; this translates as MAAKHDIPYSHVNVEIGSPADEIHHMAEKINADLIVVGTHGQSGLRLLLGSTANAVLHGVKTDVLAVKV
- the merA gene encoding mercury(II) reductase; this encodes MNAQGSSNCCASKAKQLHVAIIGSGSAAFSCAIKAAENGARVTIIEGADVIGGCCVNVGCVPSKILIRAAQLAHQQRSNPFTGIEDHEPKIDRTLLSHQQISRVDELRTAKYQNILKNNPALTLIKGYARFSSKNALNITHADGTEVTLLADKFLIATGSTPTFPKIEGLQNTPYWTSTEALFEKELPKSLAVIGSSVVAVEIAQAYARLGCQVTILARSTLLKSEDPLLGDRLSQCFEKEGIEIINNTQVTRITHDDNGFFIQTEDEQVLCEKLLISTGRHANTVGLDLDVVGVRTDGSGAVLVNEKLETNVSHIYAAGDCSTIPQYVYVAAAAGSRAGSNMTGDNLKLDLSIMPAVIFTDPQVATVGLSEGEAENQGISVISRVLEMENVPRALANFETDGFIKLVADKQSNKLIGAQILAHEGGELIQSAALAIHNQMTIEDLANQLFPYLTMVEGLKLCAQTFNKDVSELSCCAG
- a CDS encoding tyrosine-type recombinase/integrase, with product MSSKQKITHLHPHKVKRQATSDSLEYSNNSSHASGYYDSGSGSTKGGVNSQLVSPSRSSSTHDVESYYREIFTKLPYNTQRAYISDYNEFAIFCKQANLQGFTDDFSHNELCIKQYVEELCRSPLAYRTIKRRLSALSKFLGVAKLPNPIIRSAYLRDFIRLSLIENRKYRLTHKQAVPLTIEMVEQINNAIIPDSLLELRDIAIINLMFDALLRADELVRVCVEDISARNNTLLVVSSKSDQSGQGQYRYVSSSTVSMIQEYINEANTCPKTKQTRHVSDLRGLHKGILFRRLTNHKTALLPFDEQIPSHKANVLNYSSVYRIWRRIAHRAGISENITPHSGRVGGAVSLAEDGASLPELQLAGGWQSPEMPGHYTKQANVKRGGMAKLSAKRNR
- the merP gene encoding mercury resistance system periplasmic binding protein MerP, which translates into the protein MKKLLLTMALLSSTTAWAELKTVTLEVPSMNCVTCPVTVKLALKKVEGVKTVEATYEPNEAIVTFDDTKTNTKELMAATENAGYSSNVKSSD
- a CDS encoding mercuric transporter MerT family protein, which codes for MINDDSKMPMVGGIIAAIGAGICCVGPLVLLLLGISGSWISSLTAFEPYRPVFVVTVMLFLGYAGYKIHRPIEKCQPGSVCAIPQTRRRRQIAFWITSLIALVLITSNYWLVWLI
- the merR gene encoding Hg(II)-responsive transcriptional regulator, with translation MSGTIGKIAKLIGVNKETIRFYERNGLISQPQKPSEGYRLYPKETVDRIRFIKRAQELGFTLKEIESLLSLNSECCSKVEALAKQRLASVQSKLEDLKQLEHALLESITKCQTNDDDSHCPIINALSPK
- a CDS encoding diacylglycerol kinase, with amino-acid sequence MIKRTGFSRLLFATHYSIKGLRAAFKSEAAIRQELMAMSLLVPTALLLNISTVEKLLLIVSLFIVLITELLNTAIEKLCDHITTDFHELIGRAKDIGSAAVFVSLLLAIITWLSILW